From a region of the Anaerobacillus sp. CMMVII genome:
- a CDS encoding Ig-like domain-containing protein, translating into MLQKREIRKSLVLFLCFTILLYINPLAPTTIVAWGNEVEPTERENDPEQTGNNGIVVLQNVEEQQVITINPLGGSFFNELILVTGEVESVVGAEEKLTLIVSDNGSFSKELTRTIQLVDGAWEHSFDVSEKVNGNFIFPEGEYTIKATVTGSELLISNDVTFKVDRTVPTVEISRPLQNGEYVNKALIEGSTEIGNTVDLYHVIGEVEKKIHSVVANDHGVFSFLLNDLVEGDHTFIIKVTNYAGNVGETKEFSFIYDKTRPYVSTANLTPKHNSTGIDFNSKITLKLVDPNLDINNILTKDPIELYERGNSTKIPGKVTYDEATKILTFTPNNNLKASTKYFVVINPKITDMAGNLIHQRNWSFTTKNNSGVGSPHGGYLENTNTCKLCHSTHMASQPKMQQGNLELIDDPNNLIDPSNIPNVINGYCMACHDGTVASNMNNHQGKKSDHNKQVVRKADGAVVSQSCGNCHNVHLESHASNPNLLKDHFVFDHTGVKDADGVGKIDSSERLCESCHEYDLGEKLNANQYAVYTYRNRNTSSSDLKDKNHYGSADDYQLCLRCHNSDYAAKYKGVNKAIADIEKFYKNTNSGHYILMDKVKDGSLLNGNMPCADCHETHNANNGKLIKKDLGHNTESSTILENWPNAGVNANLNQRTLCLSCHNNETELYGITVGLPEKNASGSTINAHLPTSTSACSNCHGGSSRTFMEAVHSPSKRGN; encoded by the coding sequence ATGTTGCAAAAAAGGGAAATACGAAAAAGCCTCGTGTTATTTCTTTGTTTTACTATATTATTATATATCAATCCATTGGCACCCACAACAATAGTTGCTTGGGGTAATGAAGTAGAGCCAACTGAAAGAGAAAATGATCCGGAACAAACAGGGAATAACGGGATTGTTGTTTTACAAAATGTTGAGGAACAACAAGTTATTACTATAAACCCTTTAGGTGGATCATTCTTTAATGAGTTGATATTGGTAACTGGTGAAGTGGAAAGTGTAGTTGGGGCAGAGGAAAAGTTAACTCTTATTGTTTCTGATAATGGTTCTTTTTCCAAAGAGTTAACCAGAACAATTCAACTAGTGGATGGAGCTTGGGAACATAGTTTTGATGTTTCTGAAAAAGTGAATGGTAATTTCATATTTCCAGAAGGGGAATATACAATCAAAGCAACAGTAACGGGATCAGAATTGCTAATCTCAAATGATGTTACATTTAAAGTAGACCGCACCGTACCAACAGTCGAAATTAGTCGACCATTACAAAATGGTGAGTATGTTAATAAGGCACTTATCGAAGGTAGTACTGAAATAGGGAATACTGTTGATTTATATCATGTAATTGGTGAAGTTGAAAAAAAGATCCATAGTGTAGTTGCAAATGATCATGGAGTATTTTCTTTTTTGTTAAATGATTTAGTAGAAGGTGATCATACCTTTATCATTAAAGTAACAAATTATGCTGGAAATGTAGGAGAAACCAAAGAGTTCTCCTTTATATACGACAAAACAAGACCGTATGTTTCAACTGCTAATCTTACTCCTAAACATAATTCAACAGGTATAGATTTTAATAGTAAAATTACGCTTAAACTAGTTGATCCTAACCTGGATATTAATAATATCCTTACCAAGGATCCTATTGAATTATATGAGCGAGGTAATTCTACAAAAATCCCAGGAAAAGTTACTTATGATGAAGCAACAAAAATTCTAACATTTACACCCAATAATAATCTAAAAGCAAGTACAAAGTATTTTGTTGTTATTAATCCAAAAATAACTGATATGGCTGGAAATCTAATTCATCAACGCAACTGGTCATTTACTACGAAAAATAACTCGGGTGTAGGAAGTCCACATGGCGGTTATTTAGAGAATACAAACACTTGTAAACTTTGTCATAGTACGCATATGGCTTCACAGCCTAAAATGCAACAAGGGAACTTAGAACTAATTGACGATCCAAATAATTTGATAGATCCATCAAATATCCCTAATGTTATTAACGGATACTGTATGGCCTGTCATGATGGGACTGTCGCTAGTAACATGAATAATCACCAAGGGAAAAAATCAGATCACAATAAACAAGTAGTTCGAAAAGCGGACGGAGCAGTTGTCAGTCAATCCTGTGGGAACTGCCATAATGTTCATTTAGAATCACACGCTAGTAATCCAAACCTTTTAAAAGACCACTTTGTCTTTGATCATACTGGTGTTAAAGACGCAGACGGTGTTGGGAAAATTGACAGCAGTGAACGCCTATGTGAGTCATGCCATGAATATGACTTAGGGGAAAAACTAAATGCTAATCAGTATGCGGTATATACCTACCGTAATCGGAACACAAGTTCAAGTGATTTAAAAGATAAAAATCACTATGGGTCAGCTGATGATTACCAACTGTGCTTACGTTGTCATAATAGTGATTACGCCGCGAAATACAAAGGTGTAAATAAGGCAATTGCAGATATTGAAAAGTTTTATAAAAATACCAATTCCGGTCACTATATCCTAATGGATAAAGTTAAGGATGGCAGTTTATTAAATGGAAATATGCCTTGCGCTGATTGTCATGAAACCCATAACGCGAATAATGGTAAATTAATAAAGAAGGATCTTGGTCATAATACGGAAAGTAGTACTATCTTAGAAAACTGGCCAAATGCAGGGGTAAATGCAAACTTAAACCAGAGAACCCTATGCCTATCGTGTCATAACAACGAAACTGAGCTTTATGGTATAACTGTAGGGTTACCAGAAAAAAATGCTTCAGGATCGACGATAAATGCCCATTTACCTACAAGTACAAGTGCTTGTTCAAATTGCCACGGCGGTTCTTCACGTACCTTTATGGAGGCTGTTCATTCACCGAGTAAGCGAGGGAATTAG
- a CDS encoding YjgB family protein has translation MKKTTILIFLLSFLVGCSNDLTPLDENVKQTASIQTNQLDPYLQKQNDTWIDRMVLEQNSHFSFRVKARENEDYVIFVLESDHSYRLALLKEGEDQGLVEEDIEVFFPDESLVLSRSFQPEQFLVFMQADQTGLNMAELFYVADGRIEWITKNTKLFFSDTNIKLIKENTFQTVSYNGDEWKFTTWELKNNKLHDIDATLYNNTHDPYGLLKGEYWFEIWNETPEMFLAYQDLELTKGWIAVAAMGQMVGSPVAIGDSKQKLVEELGQPFEEGYYEGGPYFGYSNFMFIFDEAEKITHIAMNGNRIKKTLNEVKEIVGKPDKEGFNEMTEEVFFQYTVGNYLLKFNANPHDGMVVDVWVYER, from the coding sequence GTGAAAAAAACAACAATATTGATATTTTTGCTCTCATTTCTAGTTGGTTGTTCAAATGATCTAACACCACTCGATGAAAATGTAAAACAAACGGCTTCCATACAAACAAACCAATTAGACCCTTATCTACAGAAACAAAACGACACTTGGATAGATCGAATGGTTTTAGAACAAAACTCTCATTTTTCCTTCCGGGTAAAAGCTCGTGAAAACGAAGATTATGTTATTTTTGTTTTGGAAAGTGATCATTCATACCGGTTAGCTCTTCTAAAAGAGGGGGAAGATCAAGGACTCGTCGAAGAGGATATTGAGGTCTTTTTCCCGGATGAGAGCTTGGTTCTTTCTCGTTCATTCCAGCCTGAACAATTTCTTGTATTCATGCAGGCGGATCAAACAGGTCTTAACATGGCAGAATTGTTTTATGTCGCTGATGGCAGGATAGAATGGATAACAAAAAATACGAAACTATTTTTCTCAGATACAAATATCAAACTGATTAAGGAAAATACATTTCAAACGGTCAGTTATAATGGAGATGAGTGGAAATTTACGACTTGGGAATTGAAAAACAATAAATTGCATGATATTGATGCCACGCTTTACAACAATACTCATGATCCATACGGATTGCTGAAGGGCGAATATTGGTTTGAAATTTGGAACGAAACACCCGAAATGTTTTTAGCGTATCAAGACCTAGAGCTAACCAAGGGTTGGATAGCCGTTGCAGCTATGGGGCAAATGGTTGGAAGTCCAGTAGCTATCGGTGACTCGAAACAAAAGCTAGTCGAGGAACTAGGTCAACCATTTGAAGAAGGTTACTATGAAGGTGGGCCATACTTTGGCTACAGTAACTTCATGTTTATTTTTGATGAAGCAGAAAAAATAACTCACATTGCTATGAATGGCAATCGCATTAAAAAGACGTTAAATGAGGTAAAAGAAATAGTAGGTAAGCCAGATAAAGAAGGCTTTAATGAAATGACCGAAGAAGTATTTTTTCAATACACTGTCGGTAACTATCTTCTGAAGTTTAATGCCAACCCTCATGACGGGATGGTTGTAGATGTTTGGGTGTATGAAAGATAG
- a CDS encoding NTF2-like N-terminal transpeptidase domain-containing protein, translated as MIKKIGYVVFSVLIISILGCSAENEEEPTAEEAFIEYAAYWEAGNYEKMYELLSTQAKELFAKNEFLERNAKIYEDIRAKDLTVTMFVEEMVEEEVPVDPEEPETEKLITYDKKMDTFAGAVSFRSEVLMTLEIEETEAGEEKYWRLNWTPAMIFDSLEVGDKVRLSTLHPTRGEIFDRNHIGLAVNGEVINMGIVPDRLPENEQKTLQDASNLLQLSVEEIEKS; from the coding sequence ATGATTAAGAAGATTGGCTACGTCGTTTTTTCAGTACTTATTATTAGCATATTAGGGTGTTCGGCAGAAAATGAAGAGGAACCGACAGCAGAAGAAGCATTTATAGAATATGCTGCCTATTGGGAAGCGGGGAATTATGAGAAGATGTATGAACTGCTTTCCACACAGGCAAAAGAACTGTTTGCTAAAAATGAATTTTTGGAGAGAAATGCAAAAATTTATGAGGATATCCGTGCAAAGGATTTAACAGTAACGATGTTCGTTGAGGAAATGGTGGAAGAAGAAGTTCCTGTGGATCCAGAAGAACCTGAAACTGAAAAGCTTATTACATATGATAAAAAAATGGATACATTTGCTGGTGCAGTCTCTTTTCGATCAGAGGTTTTAATGACGTTAGAGATTGAAGAAACCGAAGCGGGAGAGGAAAAATATTGGCGCCTTAATTGGACACCAGCAATGATTTTCGATTCGTTAGAGGTAGGAGATAAAGTAAGACTTAGTACCCTGCATCCTACTAGAGGAGAGATTTTTGATAGAAACCATATTGGCCTAGCTGTAAATGGTGAAGTCATTAATATGGGGATTGTTCCAGATAGACTTCCTGAAAACGAGCAAAAAACACTTCAAGATGCTAGTAATCTATTGCAACTATCTGTGGAAGAAATCGAAAAAAGCTAA